The following proteins are co-located in the Merismopedia glauca CCAP 1448/3 genome:
- a CDS encoding type II toxin-antitoxin system Phd/YefM family antitoxin has protein sequence MEILSASEARANLFSLLEQVNQDHLPRVITSRKGDAVMLSKADWESLQETLYLQSIPGLVESIKASEKANDWVSEAEFLEALDGMED, from the coding sequence ATGGAAATTCTCAGCGCCAGTGAAGCTAGAGCTAATTTGTTTAGCTTATTGGAACAGGTTAACCAAGATCATTTACCGCGAGTCATTACCAGTCGTAAAGGCGATGCAGTTATGCTATCTAAAGCAGATTGGGAAAGCTTGCAAGAAACACTTTATTTGCAATCTATACCTGGCTTAGTCGAATCAATCAAAGCATCCGAAAAAGCTAATGACTGGGTATCTGAAGCAGAGTTTTTAGAGGCATTAGATGGAATGGAAGATTGA
- a CDS encoding Txe/YoeB family addiction module toxin: MEWKIEFSRTALKDAKKLQGANLSTHVKQLLEIIKQNPYQPPYEKLSGNLKGYYSRRINIKHRLVYAIDDETQTIKVVSVWSHYE; the protein is encoded by the coding sequence ATGGAATGGAAGATTGAATTTAGCCGGACGGCTCTTAAGGATGCTAAAAAGCTACAAGGGGCTAATTTATCAACCCATGTGAAACAGTTGTTAGAAATTATTAAGCAGAATCCTTATCAACCGCCATACGAAAAGCTTTCAGGCAATTTGAAAGGTTATTATTCCAGACGAATCAACATCAAACATCGTCTGGTTTATGCAATTGATGATGAAACCCAAACTATTAAAGTTGTTTCCGTTTGGTCGCATTATGAATAA
- a CDS encoding serine/threonine protein kinase, which translates to MLGQVLGERYELKEYLSTNPGRKTFLARDLQTEELVIIKLLSFGLDFNWQDLKLFEREAETLKSLSHPAIPSYIDSFEVDLPHLKCFAITQTYISGISLDRYLKDGRVFTEQELKELAKSLLKILIYLHGNFPPVIHRDIKPSNILINNRSGNSLGDVYLVDFGSVQTLAARDGRSFTVTGSYGYMPPEQFGGRAVPASDLYALGGTLIYLITGIHPGDLPQKDLKLEFESLVKNLSYELVSWLQLMTEPSLDKRFSSAEAALQELEFPSRSQSSKPKASGLVTAPSSTQIILNQNKNALEIVIPGEKFAFNRNQIFGITLLSVIGSLVLGVNPLIVMVLIPSIGCLINTASLKIRDIFTIDNSAISWRNQKQISLNNRLQKIRNFFLRKSPGEKFRTEGKVNLLDKRANITHIYLLNCLEKYREHQTFYQIIQVCTKEKTFVLPALTIDEGSWLINELSSWLKLPIEVRSQTTKR; encoded by the coding sequence ATGCTAGGTCAAGTTTTAGGAGAACGCTACGAACTTAAAGAGTATCTCAGTACTAACCCTGGCAGAAAAACATTTTTAGCTCGCGACTTACAAACTGAAGAATTAGTAATTATCAAACTTCTCTCTTTTGGGCTTGATTTCAATTGGCAAGATCTGAAGTTATTCGAGCGAGAAGCGGAAACTCTGAAATCTTTATCTCACCCAGCTATTCCCAGCTATATCGATTCTTTTGAAGTCGATCTACCTCACTTAAAATGTTTTGCGATCACTCAAACTTATATTTCAGGAATCTCTTTAGATCGATATCTCAAAGATGGGCGCGTTTTCACAGAACAAGAACTAAAAGAACTAGCTAAGAGTTTATTAAAAATATTGATTTATCTGCACGGAAATTTCCCCCCAGTAATTCACCGGGATATTAAACCCAGCAATATTTTAATTAATAACCGTTCTGGTAATAGTTTAGGCGACGTTTACTTAGTCGATTTTGGTTCCGTTCAAACTTTAGCAGCTAGAGATGGCAGAAGTTTTACCGTAACTGGAAGCTATGGATATATGCCACCAGAACAATTTGGCGGACGCGCCGTTCCCGCGTCGGATCTATATGCTTTAGGTGGAACTTTAATTTATTTAATTACTGGAATTCACCCAGGAGATTTACCGCAAAAAGATTTAAAACTTGAATTTGAGTCGTTAGTTAAAAACTTGAGTTACGAGCTAGTTTCTTGGTTGCAGTTAATGACCGAACCGAGTTTAGATAAGCGTTTTTCATCGGCTGAAGCAGCACTTCAAGAATTAGAATTTCCATCCAGAAGTCAAAGCTCCAAACCTAAAGCTAGCGGTCTGGTTACCGCGCCATCCTCTACTCAAATTATCTTGAATCAAAACAAAAATGCTTTAGAAATAGTTATTCCTGGTGAAAAGTTTGCGTTCAACAGGAATCAAATTTTTGGCATTACTTTACTATCAGTTATCGGTTCGTTAGTATTAGGAGTTAATCCGCTAATAGTCATGGTTTTAATACCTTCGATTGGCTGTCTAATTAACACTGCTTCTCTCAAAATCAGAGATATTTTTACTATTGATAATAGTGCGATATCTTGGCGCAATCAAAAACAAATCTCTTTAAATAATCGCCTTCAGAAAATACGGAATTTTTTCCTGAGAAAGTCCCCAGGAGAAAAGTTTAGAACGGAGGGTAAGGTTAATTTATTAGATAAAAGAGCCAACATTACCCACATTTATTTACTGAATTGTCTAGAGAAATACCGAGAACATCAAACTTTCTATCAAATAATTCAAGTTTGTACTAAAGAAAAAACATTCGTCTTGCCAGCACTAACCATAGATGAAGGAAGCTGGTTGATTAACGAATTAAGTTCTTGGTTAAAATTACCAATAGAAGTGCGATCGCAAACTACCAAGCGCTGA
- a CDS encoding ABC transporter ATP-binding protein: MNPISNNLPSKTPRENDWGLFLRLVPYARRSGNLLAISLFLLVPLSISGAIQPIIIGQAISLIRQEAETWSFLRDKSLNDAINLLSIVLLVSVVMRLVLSAIQGYTVQKVGQQITADIRDDLFHHVTSLSVRFFDRTPVGKLITRLTSDVEALGDVFTTGAIGIVSDLFSMLVIAISMFLLQWQMATMLVLSLVPITALIVYFQQRYRRANYKAREELSSLNSMLQENIVGINVVQMFRREKLNSEMFRNVNRHYIGEVDKTIFYDSAVSATLEWIALVAIAAVLWVGGLQVIGQTLSFGTLSAFILFAQRLFDPLRQFAEKFTAIQAGFTAIERITDIFNEPIEIKDSLTVLPSIPNSSVKGKIKFERVWFAYKNDEFVLHDLDFTIHPGEKIALVGPTGAGKSSIIRLLCRLYEPSKGRILLDGIDIRELPQAELRKRLGVILQEGFLFAGDVKSNITLGETYSFAEIQQAAIDTNVDQFIEVLPQGYDTQLRERGTNLSGGQRQLLAFARAAIRQPAILVLDEATASLDVGTESSIQEALDRLLEGRTAIIIAHRLSTIRNVDRIFVLKQGRLIESGSHEELLEQKGLYASLYNLQMLGA; encoded by the coding sequence ATGAATCCAATATCCAACAATCTGCCCTCTAAAACCCCACGCGAAAACGATTGGGGCTTATTTTTGAGATTAGTACCATATGCGCGTCGTAGTGGTAATTTGCTAGCTATTTCTTTGTTTTTACTAGTTCCTTTATCTATTTCTGGAGCAATTCAACCGATAATTATTGGTCAAGCCATATCTTTAATTCGGCAAGAGGCGGAAACTTGGTCATTTTTGCGAGATAAATCCTTAAATGATGCTATTAACCTTCTATCAATAGTTTTACTAGTTAGTGTAGTCATGCGCTTAGTTTTAAGCGCTATACAAGGCTACACAGTGCAGAAAGTTGGACAGCAAATCACCGCAGATATTCGGGATGACTTATTTCATCATGTTACCTCTTTATCTGTCAGATTCTTCGATCGCACCCCAGTTGGTAAATTAATCACCCGTCTCACTAGCGATGTCGAAGCTTTAGGAGATGTATTTACGACAGGCGCAATCGGGATTGTCAGTGACTTATTTTCCATGCTAGTCATTGCCATTAGTATGTTTCTGTTGCAATGGCAAATGGCAACTATGCTAGTGTTGTCCCTTGTTCCCATCACCGCCTTAATTGTTTACTTCCAACAGCGTTATCGCAGAGCTAACTACAAAGCTAGAGAAGAACTGTCTAGTCTCAACTCCATGTTGCAAGAAAACATCGTGGGGATTAACGTGGTTCAGATGTTTCGGCGAGAGAAACTCAATAGTGAGATGTTTCGCAATGTGAATCGCCACTATATTGGCGAGGTTGACAAAACCATTTTCTACGATTCGGCTGTGTCTGCGACTTTAGAGTGGATTGCCCTAGTGGCGATCGCTGCCGTATTGTGGGTAGGTGGCTTACAAGTAATTGGTCAAACCCTATCTTTTGGCACTCTATCAGCTTTCATTTTATTCGCTCAACGTCTCTTCGATCCACTGCGGCAATTTGCAGAGAAATTCACAGCTATTCAAGCTGGATTCACTGCCATTGAAAGAATTACTGATATTTTCAACGAACCTATTGAAATTAAAGACTCTCTGACCGTTCTCCCCTCCATCCCCAACTCATCGGTGAAGGGAAAAATTAAGTTTGAACGCGTTTGGTTTGCCTACAAAAATGATGAATTTGTACTGCATGACTTAGACTTTACCATTCATCCAGGAGAAAAAATCGCCTTAGTCGGTCCAACTGGAGCAGGTAAAAGTTCCATTATTCGCCTTCTGTGTCGCTTATACGAACCCAGCAAAGGGCGCATCTTGCTAGATGGGATAGATATTCGGGAATTGCCTCAAGCTGAACTGCGAAAGCGCTTGGGAGTCATTTTACAAGAGGGATTTTTGTTTGCTGGAGATGTGAAAAGTAACATTACCCTCGGCGAAACCTACTCTTTTGCAGAGATACAACAAGCAGCTATTGATACTAATGTAGACCAATTCATCGAAGTATTGCCCCAAGGCTACGATACGCAACTTAGAGAACGGGGAACCAACTTATCTGGCGGACAAAGGCAATTATTAGCTTTTGCCCGCGCCGCTATCCGTCAGCCTGCTATTTTGGTCTTAGACGAAGCTACCGCCAGTTTGGATGTGGGGACTGAATCTTCAATTCAAGAGGCTTTAGATCGTCTATTAGAAGGGCGCACGGCAATCATTATCGCTCACCGTCTCTCTACAATTCGGAATGTAGATCGGATCTTCGTGCTCAAGCAAGGGCGGTTAATTGAATCTGGTTCCCACGAAGAACTATTAGAGCAAAAAGGGTTATACGCCAGCTTGTATAATTTACAGATGCTAGGAGCTTAA
- a CDS encoding DUF6679 family protein translates to MLHRKIYQLCCDGREVCIFLRDQQRWIEKARIIDIEGDLVTIRYETDEEDELSSWEEMVRLESIGSVSQKLASVPRGNVEPLVSEDCPEAEQIRPRHPEE, encoded by the coding sequence ATGCTACACCGCAAGATTTATCAACTTTGTTGCGATGGTCGTGAGGTCTGTATTTTCTTGCGGGATCAACAACGTTGGATTGAAAAAGCAAGAATTATTGATATAGAAGGAGATTTAGTTACCATTCGTTATGAAACCGATGAAGAAGATGAACTTTCTTCATGGGAAGAGATGGTACGCCTTGAAAGTATTGGCTCAGTAAGTCAAAAACTGGCTTCTGTACCTCGTGGTAATGTAGAACCCCTGGTGTCAGAAGATTGTCCCGAAGCCGAACAAATCCGTCCCCGCCATCCAGAAGAATAA